A stretch of Henckelia pumila isolate YLH828 chromosome 4, ASM3356847v2, whole genome shotgun sequence DNA encodes these proteins:
- the LOC140863275 gene encoding polyprotein of EF-Ts, chloroplastic isoform X1 encodes MAPVLPNSINISLTTGNTFITKRNNFIPRCNIPRNNSRQLLPAQNYILPLSTSLRLFPQFRIGFRSPIKIRTCIACATGTDVAVEEAELSTADSDAAEVSGESSAKSNVLPAQSKRARPVRKSEVPPVKNEQLIPGATFTGKVRSIQPFGAFVDFGAYTDGLVHVSNLSDSYVKDVASVVTVGQEVTVRLVESNMETGRISLSMRENDDGKQQKDNSRPTKKTGQKSNDRKDDAKKKSKFVKGQDLAGTVKNLTRSGAFISLPEGEEGFLPTSEEPDEGFGSLMGGGSSLEIGQEVNVRVLRISRGQVTLTMKKEEDAAELDTKLSKGGVVHTATNPFVLAFRSNKAISEFLDEMKIEDGPVVSAKQDSTDTLDKEEELETVPDTSTSAEIKTETFKEFEASSVAPSDDGSLSPEDQITEEPTPIETKESNEEVEISGNIADGTLSSEIVQESADEEADDTIVKGEGQSPYDILSSEIVQESAVKEADDTIVKGEGQSPDPDTSVPSATQEESESSSEITAQTLLSENTGVEKDTDDVTAINEDSGEKPEHTAPLTAQEEEENGEPSPEENFTSTESQVTTEVTEKLGDDITATEVQSHTSAGKEEDAEAGRQQIENVSISSGPTDASENGTTKAAISPALVKQLREETGAGMMECKKALAETGGDMVRAQEYLRKKGLASADKKASRATAEGRIGSYIHDSRIGVLIEVNCETDFVARGDIFKELVEDLAMQVAACPQVQYLNTEDVPKEIVHNERELEMQREDLLSKPEQIRSKIVDGRIKKRLEDMALLEQPFIKDDKVVVKDWVKQTVSTIGENIKVKRFVRYNLGEGLEKKSQDFAAEVAAQTAAKPATTSIKQEPAAASETIETTETPPKAVVSAALVKQLREESGAGMMDCKKALAETGGDLEKAVEYLRKKGLSTADKKSSRLAAEGRIGSYIHDSRIGVLIEVNCETDFVGRSQNFKELVDDLAMQVVASPQVQYVSIEDIPESIVNNEKQLEMQREDLQSKPENIREKIVEGRVLKRLGELALLEQPFIKNDSLFVKDLVKQTVAALGENIKVRRFIRFTLGEVSATKSVDETEATVENTVA; translated from the exons ATGGCTCCGGTACTTCCAAATTCCATCAATATTTCCCTTACAACCGGGAATACCTTTATAACCAAGAGGAACAACTTTATACCCAGATGCAACATCCCTAGAAACAATAGCAGACAATTATTACCGGCTCAAAACTACATTTTGCCTTTATCAACATCTTTGAGATTATTTCCCCAGTTTCGAATTGGGTTTAGATCTCCAATCAAGATTAGAACATGTATTGCATGCGCTACTGGGACTGATGTTGCGGTTGAGGAGGCAGAGTTATCTACTGCTGATAGTGATGCAGCAGAAGTAAGTGGAGAATCTTCTGCCAAATCAAATGTCCTTCCTGCTCAATCCAAGCGTGCAAGACCTGTTAGAAAGAGTGAGGTGCCTCCTGTGAAGAATGAACAACTTATTCCTGGAGCAACTTTTACTGGAAAAGTTAGGTCTATCCAGCCGTTTGGTGCTTTTGTCGATTTTGGAGCTTATACAGATGGGCTTGTACATGTTTCAAATCTGAGTGATAGCTATGTGAAGGATGTAGCTAGTGTAGTTACCGTTGGTCAGGAGGTGACAGTAAGACTAGTTGAATCAAACATGGAGACGGGGCGAATATCTTTGTCCATGCGCGAAAATGATGATGGGAAGCAACAGAAAGATAATTCTAGACCTACTAAAAAGACCGGTCAAAAATCTAATGATAGGAAAGATGATGCGAAGAAAAAGTCAAAGTTTGTGAAGGGACAAGATCTTGCAGGGACTGTAAAAAATCTAACTAGATCTGGGGCTTTCATTTCTCTTCCTGAAGGGGAGGAAGGGTTCCTGCCTACATCAGAGGAACCGGATGAAGGGTTTGGAAGCCTAATGGGTGGTGGTTCTTCGTTGGAAATTGGTCAAGAAGTTAATGTTCGAGTATTGCGCATCAGTAGAGGACAGGTAACATTGACAATGAAAAAGGAAGAAGATGCCGCGGAGTTGGATACCAAGCTCAGCAAGGGTGGTGTAGTACATACAGCAACTAACCCTTTTGTGTTAGCTTTCCGTAGTAACAAAGCCATCTCTGAATTTTTGGATGAAATGAAAATTGAGGATGGACCAGTTGTCAGTGCTAAGCAGGATTCCACAGATACTTTGGACAAGGAAGAGGAGCTAGAAACAGTCCCTGATACTTCTACAAGTGCTGAAATAAAAACTGAAACCTTCAAAGAATTTGAGGCTAGCTCTGTTGCACCAAGCGATGATGGAAGCCTGTCTCCTGAAGATCAGATAACTGAGGAACCGACACCAATAGAAACAAAAGAAAGTAATGAAGAAGTGGAGATATCTGGAAACATTGCTGATGGCACGTTGTCGTCAGAGATTGTTCAAGAATCTGCAGACGAAGAAGCTGATGATACCATTGTGAAAGGTGAAGGACAAAGTCCTTATGACATATTGTCGTCAGAGATTGTTCAAGAATCTGCAGTCAAAGAAGCTGATGATACCATTGTGAAAGGTGAAGGGCAAAGTCCAGATCCAGACACTTCAGTTCCTTCAGCCACACAAGAAGAATCAGAATCATCTAGTGAAATAACTGCACAGACCTTGTTATCCGAGAATACGGGTGTGGAGAAGGACACGGATGATGTGACAGCAATAAATGAAGATTCTGGTGAGAAACCAGAACACACTGCACCTTTGACCGCACAAGAGGAAGAAGAGAATGGTGAACCTAGCCCCGAGGAAAATTTCACATCTACAG AAAGTCAGGTTACTACAGAAGTTACTGAAAAACTGGGAGATGATATAACCGCGACTGAAGTGCAATCACATACTTCTGCTGGCAAAGAGGAAGATGCGGAAGCTGGCCGTCAGCAAATTGAAAATGTCTCTATTTCTAGTGGCCCAACTGACGCTTCTGAAAATGGAACAACGAAAG CTGCTATATCCCCAGCTCTAGTCAAGCAATTACGTGAGGAAACAGGAGCTGGAATGATGGAATGTAAGAAAGCTCTAGCAGAAACTGGAGGAGACATGGTTAGAGCTCAGGAATACTTGCGGAAGAAAGGTTTAGCAAGTGCAGATAAGAAAGCTAGTAGGGCCACAGCAGAAGGAAGAATTGGTTCATATATCCATGATAGCAGGATTGGTGTCCTGATAGAGGTAAACTGTGAGACAGATTTTGTTGCTCGAGGTGACATTTTCAAGGAATTGGTTGAGGACTTGGCCATGCAAGTGGCTGCATGCCCTCAAGTACAATATCTCAACACTGAAGATGTTCCAAAAGAGATTGTTCATAATGAGAGAGAATTAGAAATGCAGAGGGAAGATCTGTTATCAAAGCCGGAGCAGATTAGATCCAAGATTGTTGATGGGAGGATAAAGAAGAGACTGGAGGATATGGCCTTACTGGAGCAACCTTTTATCAAAGATGATAAGGTAGTGGTGAAGGATTGGGTGAAGCAAACCGTTTCAACGATTGGAGAGAATATAAAAGTGAAGAGATTTGTGCGCTACAACCTGGGTGAAGGATTGGAAAAGAAAAGCCAAGATTTTGCTGCGGAGGTTGCTGCTCAAACTGCAGCAAAACCTGCAACCACATCCATAAAGCAAGAGCCTGCTGCTGCTTCTGAAACTATTGAAACCACTGAAAC GCCCCCGAAAGCAGTGGTTTCAGCTGCACTTGTGAAACAACTGCGAGAAGAATCTGGAGCTGGAATGATGGATTGCAAGAAAGCTCTAGCCGAAACTGGAGGAGACCTCGAGAAGGCAGTAGAGTACCTTAGAAAGAAGGGTCTTTCAACTGCAGACAAAAAATCTAGCCGACTTGCAGCTGAGGGAAGAATTGGGTCTTATATTCATGATTCTCGCATTGGTGTTTTAATTGAAGTAAATTGTGAAACCGACTTTGTGGGTAGAAGTCAGAACTTCAAAGAACTGGTTGATGATCTCGCAATGCAAGTTGTGGCTTCTCCACAAGTACAATACGTATCCATTGAAGATATCCCAGAAAGCATTGTTAATAACGAGAAGCAATTGGAGATGCAAAGGGAAGATCTTCAGTCTAAGCCCGAGAACATAAGAGAGAAGATTGTTGAGGGAAGAGTCCTAAAAAGGCTTGGGGAGCTTGCTCTTTTAGAGCAGCCCttcataaaaaatgatagtttgTTTGTGAAGGACTTGGTAAAGCAGACTGTTGCTGCCCTCGGGGAGAACATTAAGGTCAGGCGGTTTATCCGTTTCACTCTGGGTGAGGTAAGTGCCACAAAGTCGGTAGATGAAACTGAAGCTACAGTCGAAAACACAGTTGCATAA
- the LOC140863275 gene encoding polyprotein of EF-Ts, chloroplastic isoform X2, protein MAPVLPNSINISLTTGNTFITKRNNFIPRCNIPRNNSRQLLPAQNYILPLSTSLRLFPQFRIGFRSPIKIRTCIACATGTDVAVEEAELSTADSDAAEVSGESSAKSNVLPAQSKRARPVRKSEVPPVKNEQLIPGATFTGKVRSIQPFGAFVDFGAYTDGLVHVSNLSDSYVKDVASVVTVGQEVTVRLVESNMETGRISLSMRENDDGKQQKDNSRPTKKTGQKSNDRKDDAKKKSKFVKGQDLAGTVKNLTRSGAFISLPEGEEGFLPTSEEPDEGFGSLMGGGSSLEIGQEVNVRVLRISRGQVTLTMKKEEDAAELDTKLSKGGVVHTATNPFVLAFRSNKAISEFLDEMKIEDGPVVSAKQDSTDTLDKEEELETVPDTSTSAEIKTETFKEFEASSVAPSDDGSLSPEDQITEEPTPIETKESNEEVEISGNIADGTLSSEIVQESADEEADDTIVKGEGQSPDPDTSVPSATQEESESSSEITAQTLLSENTGVEKDTDDVTAINEDSGEKPEHTAPLTAQEEEENGEPSPEENFTSTESQVTTEVTEKLGDDITATEVQSHTSAGKEEDAEAGRQQIENVSISSGPTDASENGTTKAAISPALVKQLREETGAGMMECKKALAETGGDMVRAQEYLRKKGLASADKKASRATAEGRIGSYIHDSRIGVLIEVNCETDFVARGDIFKELVEDLAMQVAACPQVQYLNTEDVPKEIVHNERELEMQREDLLSKPEQIRSKIVDGRIKKRLEDMALLEQPFIKDDKVVVKDWVKQTVSTIGENIKVKRFVRYNLGEGLEKKSQDFAAEVAAQTAAKPATTSIKQEPAAASETIETTETPPKAVVSAALVKQLREESGAGMMDCKKALAETGGDLEKAVEYLRKKGLSTADKKSSRLAAEGRIGSYIHDSRIGVLIEVNCETDFVGRSQNFKELVDDLAMQVVASPQVQYVSIEDIPESIVNNEKQLEMQREDLQSKPENIREKIVEGRVLKRLGELALLEQPFIKNDSLFVKDLVKQTVAALGENIKVRRFIRFTLGEVSATKSVDETEATVENTVA, encoded by the exons ATGGCTCCGGTACTTCCAAATTCCATCAATATTTCCCTTACAACCGGGAATACCTTTATAACCAAGAGGAACAACTTTATACCCAGATGCAACATCCCTAGAAACAATAGCAGACAATTATTACCGGCTCAAAACTACATTTTGCCTTTATCAACATCTTTGAGATTATTTCCCCAGTTTCGAATTGGGTTTAGATCTCCAATCAAGATTAGAACATGTATTGCATGCGCTACTGGGACTGATGTTGCGGTTGAGGAGGCAGAGTTATCTACTGCTGATAGTGATGCAGCAGAAGTAAGTGGAGAATCTTCTGCCAAATCAAATGTCCTTCCTGCTCAATCCAAGCGTGCAAGACCTGTTAGAAAGAGTGAGGTGCCTCCTGTGAAGAATGAACAACTTATTCCTGGAGCAACTTTTACTGGAAAAGTTAGGTCTATCCAGCCGTTTGGTGCTTTTGTCGATTTTGGAGCTTATACAGATGGGCTTGTACATGTTTCAAATCTGAGTGATAGCTATGTGAAGGATGTAGCTAGTGTAGTTACCGTTGGTCAGGAGGTGACAGTAAGACTAGTTGAATCAAACATGGAGACGGGGCGAATATCTTTGTCCATGCGCGAAAATGATGATGGGAAGCAACAGAAAGATAATTCTAGACCTACTAAAAAGACCGGTCAAAAATCTAATGATAGGAAAGATGATGCGAAGAAAAAGTCAAAGTTTGTGAAGGGACAAGATCTTGCAGGGACTGTAAAAAATCTAACTAGATCTGGGGCTTTCATTTCTCTTCCTGAAGGGGAGGAAGGGTTCCTGCCTACATCAGAGGAACCGGATGAAGGGTTTGGAAGCCTAATGGGTGGTGGTTCTTCGTTGGAAATTGGTCAAGAAGTTAATGTTCGAGTATTGCGCATCAGTAGAGGACAGGTAACATTGACAATGAAAAAGGAAGAAGATGCCGCGGAGTTGGATACCAAGCTCAGCAAGGGTGGTGTAGTACATACAGCAACTAACCCTTTTGTGTTAGCTTTCCGTAGTAACAAAGCCATCTCTGAATTTTTGGATGAAATGAAAATTGAGGATGGACCAGTTGTCAGTGCTAAGCAGGATTCCACAGATACTTTGGACAAGGAAGAGGAGCTAGAAACAGTCCCTGATACTTCTACAAGTGCTGAAATAAAAACTGAAACCTTCAAAGAATTTGAGGCTAGCTCTGTTGCACCAAGCGATGATGGAAGCCTGTCTCCTGAAGATCAGATAACTGAGGAACCGACACCAATAGAAACAAAAGAAAGTAATGAAGAAGTGGAGATATCTGGAAACATTGCTGATGGCACGTTGTCGTCAGAGATTGTTCAAGAATCTGCAGACGAAGAAGCTGATGATACCATTGTGAAAG GTGAAGGGCAAAGTCCAGATCCAGACACTTCAGTTCCTTCAGCCACACAAGAAGAATCAGAATCATCTAGTGAAATAACTGCACAGACCTTGTTATCCGAGAATACGGGTGTGGAGAAGGACACGGATGATGTGACAGCAATAAATGAAGATTCTGGTGAGAAACCAGAACACACTGCACCTTTGACCGCACAAGAGGAAGAAGAGAATGGTGAACCTAGCCCCGAGGAAAATTTCACATCTACAG AAAGTCAGGTTACTACAGAAGTTACTGAAAAACTGGGAGATGATATAACCGCGACTGAAGTGCAATCACATACTTCTGCTGGCAAAGAGGAAGATGCGGAAGCTGGCCGTCAGCAAATTGAAAATGTCTCTATTTCTAGTGGCCCAACTGACGCTTCTGAAAATGGAACAACGAAAG CTGCTATATCCCCAGCTCTAGTCAAGCAATTACGTGAGGAAACAGGAGCTGGAATGATGGAATGTAAGAAAGCTCTAGCAGAAACTGGAGGAGACATGGTTAGAGCTCAGGAATACTTGCGGAAGAAAGGTTTAGCAAGTGCAGATAAGAAAGCTAGTAGGGCCACAGCAGAAGGAAGAATTGGTTCATATATCCATGATAGCAGGATTGGTGTCCTGATAGAGGTAAACTGTGAGACAGATTTTGTTGCTCGAGGTGACATTTTCAAGGAATTGGTTGAGGACTTGGCCATGCAAGTGGCTGCATGCCCTCAAGTACAATATCTCAACACTGAAGATGTTCCAAAAGAGATTGTTCATAATGAGAGAGAATTAGAAATGCAGAGGGAAGATCTGTTATCAAAGCCGGAGCAGATTAGATCCAAGATTGTTGATGGGAGGATAAAGAAGAGACTGGAGGATATGGCCTTACTGGAGCAACCTTTTATCAAAGATGATAAGGTAGTGGTGAAGGATTGGGTGAAGCAAACCGTTTCAACGATTGGAGAGAATATAAAAGTGAAGAGATTTGTGCGCTACAACCTGGGTGAAGGATTGGAAAAGAAAAGCCAAGATTTTGCTGCGGAGGTTGCTGCTCAAACTGCAGCAAAACCTGCAACCACATCCATAAAGCAAGAGCCTGCTGCTGCTTCTGAAACTATTGAAACCACTGAAAC GCCCCCGAAAGCAGTGGTTTCAGCTGCACTTGTGAAACAACTGCGAGAAGAATCTGGAGCTGGAATGATGGATTGCAAGAAAGCTCTAGCCGAAACTGGAGGAGACCTCGAGAAGGCAGTAGAGTACCTTAGAAAGAAGGGTCTTTCAACTGCAGACAAAAAATCTAGCCGACTTGCAGCTGAGGGAAGAATTGGGTCTTATATTCATGATTCTCGCATTGGTGTTTTAATTGAAGTAAATTGTGAAACCGACTTTGTGGGTAGAAGTCAGAACTTCAAAGAACTGGTTGATGATCTCGCAATGCAAGTTGTGGCTTCTCCACAAGTACAATACGTATCCATTGAAGATATCCCAGAAAGCATTGTTAATAACGAGAAGCAATTGGAGATGCAAAGGGAAGATCTTCAGTCTAAGCCCGAGAACATAAGAGAGAAGATTGTTGAGGGAAGAGTCCTAAAAAGGCTTGGGGAGCTTGCTCTTTTAGAGCAGCCCttcataaaaaatgatagtttgTTTGTGAAGGACTTGGTAAAGCAGACTGTTGCTGCCCTCGGGGAGAACATTAAGGTCAGGCGGTTTATCCGTTTCACTCTGGGTGAGGTAAGTGCCACAAAGTCGGTAGATGAAACTGAAGCTACAGTCGAAAACACAGTTGCATAA